The genomic window AGGCAGCATATAACTGTTAATTAGATGGGATTAAACGGCAATGCAGACCTAGCATAGGCCATTGGGTGGTTGGCTGAACTTGCTGTGCTCAAGTTGACCTCTAATTTTGATGTTAATTAAACCATCCCCAGTTAACTTCACTGGTCTCAACTCATAAACAATGTAATCACTCAACTTTGTAAAAGAATTTTGATAGAAAACAAGGCCGAAACTGTTATATAAGTGTTTTTCGATGCATTGAGCTGTCTATTTGAAATTCGTATATATTAAGGCTACTACAGTAGGTGCAAGTTCATATGCTGGCATTTCTAAAAGAATTTTGATAGAAAACAAGGCCTAAATTGTTATGTAAGTGTTCTTCAATGCATTGAGCTGTCTATTTGAAATTCTTATATACTAAGGCTATTACAGTAGGTGCACGTTCATATGCCGGCGTTGAAACATTCGGTTACTTTTTGGAAAGAAATCTGTTTCTAATCTCAATATAGGATCCATAATACTCCTAATAGTTGTTTAGATCTGTAAAGCTTATTATACCTATCACTTATGCTACACTCAGCTAGTTCACATGGTGGCATTGATTTCTTGATTCTATGTGGAGTGAAACCTATATGATTAGTAATGATCTATAGTGTCTTAAACCTATATGATTAGTAATGGTGACATCTTAGTTTGTACTAGCCTAATCCAACTCTTGAAAAAAACTAGTTACTTTGGTATATTGTTAAAAATATTCATATGTTATTGTCTTTGGATGTTCAAAAGAAATCAGTTTGGGTGGATGTTCAAAAGAAATCAGTTTGGGTGAAATTAGTTAAGAGTAGCAGGTCGAATATGCTTGTGACCTAGTCTTCCGATTAATGAAGTGCCTTGTGGTTATAGGTTCCTCAAAATCTTGGTTGTTAGTCGTAGGTTAGCCAGGAGTATGAAGAGTGTGTTTTCTAGACAGACAAAAATTGATCATAAGTTGGCGTCTAATAAATCAATTACAGTGGGTCTGATCCGGATGACCTCTAATTCTAATGATAGTTAATTAGTTGTGCTTTCTTAACCAATTGGGCATTTGGTCTAGTGGTAGAGGTCCCGAGCTCGATTCTCGGAATGCCCCCTAGCCTGTCTTGGAGAAGGTCTGGGTCTTGTTTTTGATTCATGACATTTCCCATAGAATAGACAGCAGGAAAGTCAAGTGGGGAGGTTCGCGACTTGAATTTACAAAAGAGAATAGCTTTTCTTGGTTCCAAGTTTGTGGTTGGTGTATGCCAGGGTCTTACTGTTTTCTGTTTGGAATCCTTATATTACTTGGATTTTAAAATTCCTAGACaaaaacaaattttaatttttcaattCCCTCTCTATTTAAACATCAGCCCTTGTATCTAAGTCTATAATAAGTTCTTCGTGTAGGAAGAAACCCAAAAGTAGCTTCGAAGATGAAAAGTGCATATAATCCACCAGCAGTTCCCATGGCAGCTCCGTGGCTTGTGTTTACTCATGGAAAAGGTATAACAGAAGAGCAGCTTTTCTATAATTTAtgaaacaataaaatccacaagaGAAACATACCAGAGATGAGTCCATCATGGTTTAACTATTTCCAGTCTCCATCTAATCAAGGATGGTTGATTGTATATTGCCATCTTAACAAACAGTAGCCAGAATCATGGAGGTTGAAGTACGGGGATTGTTTTTTGTGGAATCCTGTGTCATTGAAGAAAATATGGTTACCTTCTCTGCACAGCTTGATTACTTATGCTGAGGGCTCTGTGAAAGGGGGTGTGCTATCCGCACCTCCAACCATTGACAATGATTCCATGGTTTTCTTTCTCCTTACTACAATTGGTTTTCTTTCTCCTTACTACAATTATAGATCGTGTTAAGTTCACCGTTGAGCACACAATCGTGTTTTGCCGCCCTGGAGACGAGCAATGGAGAAGTCAGACGCTACCCGAACAAGTAATTCTTGAATCCATAACTTGTTTTCAAGGAAAATTGCATGTTTTGTACAAAGATTACAGGGACATGAACCTTGTCATTGCAAAACATCTTGGATCTAATAAAGAAATGTCTCTCTCTGAAACCATAACGGCATTTCTAGTAGCACAAGACACAttaacatttaacattaacattTAGTTCTAACCGTGACATAAATCTTTTGGAATCACGTGATGAACTATTTGTCGTTGTTGTAGACTATCATCATTATCTGATAATTGGACCTCGTCGTTACGAGGATATCACTAGTTTTCAAGTGTTTAGAGTGAATTTTTCTTTGATGGTTCTGGAAAAGGTTAAAAGTTTGGGAGATCAAGTTTTATTTCTGGGAGGAAGGACTAAGGCTTCATGTTCGGCAGCTGATTTGGGTCTTACTCAAGGACATGTGTATTTCACAATGCCCAAAGATAAAACAGTGTATGTGTTTGATCTACAAGATGGTACTATATCCTATGATATACTAGCATTCTCAGATTCTAAGGAACGCTGCTTCCAGCAAGCAGAATGGTTGGCAATGCCTTATATCGAAGGAAATTGTAGAGTTAACGCGGATGAAGATTTTAGTGTGCAAGCAGAACCAAACATAAGAACTAATGTACAAGGTAATAATGATGAAAAGGAGTGCagcaagaagaagaatgaaggagAAACTGTAAACTCAGGAACCAACTGGGGTAGTCTTGACATGGACATCATTGAGTTAATTGCAAGTTATCTACACAGTGGATTACACACATTTCCGAGCAGTCTGTAAAACACATCGATCAGTAGCTTCTGCAGTCCGCAAGAAAGCCACGCCAAAGATCTCACACTCTACATCTTTATCTCCATGGCTGATTTTGCATCAAAACGACAAAGATTGTGCATATCCTTTGTTCCAAAGGTGGTCGGCTACTAATGTCTAAATCATGCAAAAGAAActtgttattttttttcaatCCGTTCACAAGAGATGTGATCAGACTTCCCGAGTTACCAGATCATAGTTGCGACTTCGAGGGAATATCATTCTCGTCCATACCCACTTCTTCAGACTGTACAGTGTTTTCCATCAGCGGAGATTATTCAGAGTTTGTTTACACCTCCTCCGTCTCAAGGGGAGATGATTTTTGGAGACATGGTCATTTTGAGAATACAAAGTCATCCATGGAAGAGTGCTTGAGATTTAATTTGTGTCGAACTAATCCGGTTTTCCACAATGGGCGTTTCTACTGCTTAGATACTCGCGGAAGATTAGGAGTTTTTGATTTGCACAGTGAACTTGGTTGGGAAGTTCTTGACGAGCTGGTACCTGCTTGTACTTCATACCATCAGAATTTCTTGGTGGAATGTGAAGGAAACCTTCTCTCTATATTTGTACTACCTCTTAGGACGAGGCCGGTTCAAATCTTTAAACTACTTTCCTCGGAGGAGACTAAAAGGTTGGCGTGGGTTGAAGTTAGAGATCTAGGGAAATATATGGTGTTCGTCAGTCATACTTGCTGTATCGCAGCAATCGCTCCGGTTAGTCGCATGAAGAACAAAATATACTTCCCAAGATTACACAACGAACGGATTGTTTTCTTCTCTCTTGATACATGTAGGTATCAGACTCTTTTCCTAACTGGAAGTGATCAATACTCTTCTTCTACTTCAAGTTTCTACAGCACCAAAAAACATTTATATTGTACTTGGATCGAACCCAACTGGTCAGCTACTACTACAGCTACAGAGCTGGTTTGGTCATAAACCTGATCAGTCTACAGAAGCTTGTTTCACTATACTGCTGGCAAAAGAGCTTGGTGTTCCTAGCTAGCTGTTTCTTCCCAATCAAACCTGACTGAAAAGAAGGCCTTTCTCAATATACAATCACACTCTCTCTGCTCAGATTATTACACTGGTCATGCTCAAAAAAGTGCTTAAAATTTCACAAAACTTTTAAAAGAACATCAATACACTGGTCATGCATCTGAAGCCTCCATTGGTTCAGCTTTCTCCTTACACAGCAGGCTCAACTTCTTTTCTTCAGTCCTTTCAAAGAATAGCAGTAACAACTTTCTATGAAACATTTTTCATCTTTCTACGAAGATCAATGAGGTTATCAACCGCATCTTCTCTTGTTTCTTCTAACAAAGATGTATCCTTTAGGATACCATGGACCTGATCAAAACCAAAAGATGTACTAGTTTTGCTGTCAACCATATCTGGGGGATTTGTAGATAGTACGACAGGTGCATCTGCAACAATAGTGACCAGGCGTTAAGCCATGAACAAAGTACTCTATAAACTAATAGAAAGTTAAGTGGCATTATTCTAACTAATTCTAGGAACAGCTATCGCCGTAAGCAGAAAAGTGGGCTAAATACTCATCTGAAAATCCAGGTTTCAAAAGTCATTTTATGTTGTTGTTCTGAGTTTATTGTGTAGTATCATTATCATACATAAAAAGTATTGAATTGAACCCCTTCGTCAAATCTGGACTCTCACATTGTACCTAAGGTGGTTTCTGGCCTAATGGCAAGCAGTTTCCACCTTGATAATAACATTACACTCATCACATGCATTTGAAAATGTATCAGTCATTTACCACAGTCACTCGTATATGATTATCACTTATATCTTCAAGAATTGGGTCAAAACTAGTATCAAACTCCACAGCAATATAAAATCCCTTTTCTTGAGTAGTTTGATTCCAGATACCCATATAACCAAAATCATTACCTACTATTTCAGGGTTTGAGGTAATGATAAATGTTAAACCATCCCCAAACAATGGTGGAGAATATGAAGAATCAGGGGAGATGGTAAAACTAAACTTTGAAATAAAAGAAGCAGTGAAATTGGTGGAATGATTTCTAAACCTAATTGGATGACCATAAAGAGCTCTACCGGAAGATGAAGGTGAAGAAGTAGAAGTAAGGCTAATTAGGCCATTTTCTTGAAAACGAGAATCACCAACAAGAATGATGTCGTCAATGGACACATTATCGAATACAGAATCAAATGATATtaaaatgaagatgatgatgatgatcaatgaCGAGAATAACGATTTCGATGAAACCATTCTGTATAAAGAAGTAGCAGAAACTTACAAGAAATCTTGATTTTTCAAAGGAATACCTTCTTGTGATGCTGATGATTAATGGAGCTTCCCTTCTTCTTGAAATTCGGATGTTTAAGTTTCGTGTATTTCTTGAATTGGTTGTGATCAGAGAGACGAATTTGAGAGAAAAGGTGAAGCGATGAAGAAGGTGAAAAAAGACAAGATTTTTATTTCTAGagtaagaacttgtttgtttgcagctgactcggcgtctgaatctgagtcaacccctgactcggaccgagtcagcagtcagaccgtttgttttccattttgagtcagatctgactcgacctatgactcagacataacccctgattcggactcatttgagtcaggtaacaaaatacccctgactcatgggaccaaaccactgactcacttatttccgagtcagatgagtcagatctgactcaaaacaaacatatcgactcagatccagatgagtcaggtgatttcactcagatccagacgactcagatgagtcaggagtaaacaaacatggtgtaagttgagagagaaattgaTACAAGGAAGAGAGGAGGGGGGAAAGTATAAGGAAAAGAAGTAGAAAACCATAGAGTACTTATAGAACTGGCTTTTGCGCGCCCTCGTATAGTAAAATTGATATTATTAGCTCCAATACAGATAGTGATACTAATACCAGCCCTAGCACTAGCAGTATTTacttcaatttccaatttcatcttTGCATTCTTCTCAATTGTTGCTGCATCATTTCTCACAAACACCATTTTTATACTCTTTTGTATGAGATGAAAATTTAACAAACAGTTGTTGTGCTTGAAGTAATCATACTATCCCCATTAATCCACCTCTGTATCTTCTATCCTTCTCAACACTATCGCTGCTGTGTCTAGTGACTGAACCAAACAGTCTCATCATAATACTCTTCAAGGATGAAATCTGCAGTGGAGATTGGTTTTCCCTAACTTTTGGCTTCATAACCTAAAACTCTGAAGAGCAAACCAGGTCGGCTATCACTGGGATCCTTTTCTACTCGAAATTTTGTCAAGGGATAACCAAATTTGGAATCTCAATTATCCTAGGCTTATCTGCTGGGCTCATTGTGCAAGCAAACCTAATAATCTCATTTATAGGCTTCTTACTAATTtcttacaccttgtttgttttttCCCGGCTCATCTCGATCTAACATTCTAACTCAATATGTttattttttgagtcagatctgactcatctgactcaaaaatatgtgagtcgGGGATATTTTATTCCCAGACTCAAATGGTTTGAGTTAGGGGTTAGGTCTGGATCtgatctgactcaaaataaaaaacaaatggtATAACATCTGACTCGAGCCGAGTCAACGGTTGAGTCAGATTCAGACACCGAGTCAGCAAAATACAAACACACTCTTGGAATAGAAGATAATTGGTTTGCGCTACATGAAAACATGGTTTGCGCTAAAACCTACTAACTACAACAAAAAATTATGCTAAAGGATATGTAATCTGAAAAACCAAATGCAGATGTTACCCTTGAACCGTTCATATTACATTTATACCCTTTACCCTAAGTATATTAGCTTTCGATAACATTCAAAATCTTCAACAACTCAAAGTTTTCCACTGTCAGAAACTTTTTTGAGCTTTTCTTCAAATTCGAAGAAGTTTGTCGATCAAAGTTAACCCAAACCATCCTTGTATTTCTTAATAAAACCATGGAAAAAAACAAACCAGATTTATAATCGTGGAACTTATTCATTCAGGTTTTGTAGCCGGTTCAAAATTGGTTGGGAAGAACACCATTTTTGGCGAGTAGATAAAGGGAAAGGGAATAAGTGCACCAATACGAAATCTCATGTGAGTTTTCATCATCATTTTAAATTTTGTTCTGGCTTGAGTAGTTTTGTAAAGTTTCTTTAGAATTTGTTTAATGGCGTCCATGGTTAGTCGCAGGATGTTCGTTCATATAGTTAACAACACTATCGAACATGAAACTCGTTTATTTTTTACAAGTTATTCCAATGCTTAGTTAGGTCACTTAGGTTGACATGATGACCGACCCCTTTAATTTGACTGGTCAATAAAGGTAAAACAAGCATCAGGAAAATTAAGAAGTTGTGCATCCCAACTTCCAAGCCCTTGGTTCACTCTAAATGTTTGACATAAATTATCTTCATTGATTCAGGTTATTGGCCGCGACTATGTTTCGTCCATGATTTGTTCCATAACGAACAAATATATCGGTGTCCTAGAAAAGGGATATGGGGTTTCTATTATGTGCTTCAAACTTGAAAGTACAGGAATCTGAAGAGACCAAATCGTTTCAATTCTCTAACTTCCCCACTCGCGTGGTGCTAACCAATTAATTTTCACTCCCTAAATTGAATTTATTGTCATTTTATTCCAGTTATGTTAAGTTGTAACGTTGCTAATTATCGTTTAGTACTAAATTAACAAAATCTAAACATTTGATTCCAGTTATAGAATGAAGGAGCATGGGTTTATAACTGACGAATTTGGTGCAAAAACTACAAATACGATGAAAAAAGTTATTTCACATGAGAAAACAAATTGGTGTGGTGGAATCAATCGCACAATATTCTGATTTACCccatgatcggaatatacaataacctttgttCCCATCAAGtatgatcgaaacttttccaatgcaaaaactatagccaataactccttttccgtggtagaatagttgattgtgcatcattaagggtcctcgatgcataatagataacatggaacaatttctccactctttgacccaaaacggctctaACCGCATAATCACTATCATCACACATTAACTCAAATGGAAAATTCCAAtccggtgatttgataattggcgcactcgtcaacattgccttcaatttgtcaaaggcatctttgcattccttgttgaagtcaaaaggtacctccttttgtaataacttgcacatcggcatggagattttggagaaatccttgataaacctcctatagaaacctgcatgaccaagaaatgaacggatttccctcaccgaagtgggatattataaattccttattaaatctatctttgacttgtccacttcgagccctcgagaggacacgatgtgaccaagtaTTATGCCATGgcttaccataaagtgacatttcttccaattaaggacaaggtttgtgtctatgcatagtttaagaactagttcaaggttgtctaaacaactaCCAAAAGAATTgtcataaacactaaaatcatccataaatacctcgatgatgcgctccacatagtccgagaatatacctaccatgcatctttggaaagtagccggtgcattgcaaagaccaaacggcatTCGTCTATATGCAAATgttccaaacggacaagtgaaagtggtcttctcttggtcctccggtgcaataacaatttggttgtatcccgaataaccgtccaagaaacaataatgagaatgccccgctaaccgctccaacatttgatcaatgaaaggtaaaggaaagtgatcctttcgagtttcggaattaagctttctataatcagtgcacactctccaaccggtttgaactcttgtaggaacaagttcatcgtcttgatttctaacaaccgtaacaccggacttctttggtaccacttgtaacggactaacccatttgatatcggatattgggtagatcacccccacacttagcaatttgagtatctctttcttcacaacctccatcatgggaggCTTAAGCTTACGTTGAGCATCACGCACCGACTTCAAgttctcttccattagaattctatgcatgcacacggatggactaatgcctttgatgtccgtaattgtccacccaatagccgttttgttcTCTTTCAAAATTCTAAGCAAACGGTCTTCTTGTACTGGTGTGAGGTTCTTTACAATTATCACCGGaagctcatcttcatctcccaagaaagcatacttcaaatgttCCGGAAGTGGCTTGAATTCTAGCttaggcgccttcacaatagatggtacaagtaattcatcatccatgggtaAAATTAACAATTTAGAAATCTCTTTTAATTACCTAGGTAatgagtacaaataagaatattaaattttattttatgaaaaagATATCATTGTTATCAATTTTGGTTTTGTTAAAAGAATCAAATTCAAGCGTGTGTATCGCACATGTGTGTCTTCACTAGTAAGAATAAAGAGAAGAGATTGAAATTCTTCAGGCTAACAGAATTGAGGGACCGTTTTAAGGCGAGCGCGAAAAGAACAATTTCTCTATCCACGGGCGAAATCAAGTGGACTACTACGGCGTTCTTAATGTTTGTACTTGGTACGACGATATTTCTGGACATGACAGAGAACTTGGTGGATGCCCAAATACCttcaatttttaaaaaatatCAATGATTTTTCTCGGTATTCATGGGGAACTACCTCGCAGAAGAATTTGAGTAAATCCTTTTTAGTTAAGAATTCATGGGGAACTGCTTGCATTACTATTTGATCTTAAAGTTAGGCTTTTGTCTTTGTAGTGCTTTTTTGGATTGTTTTTAATGCCTTTCTTTGAGCCAATGTAGCCAGTTtccgttgacagccctagttgTCACACATTTTCCATGAAATGGAGAGGTTTGATCAAAAATTTGGAACCAGATGAAACAAAAACGAACTCGTTTGACAAAGACTTGTGAGATTGTTAAGGAATTGCTTTTACAGTATCATATGCTAATGATTTAAATCTTGGGATAGACCATTAATCTTAAGATCCCCTTCCGGTTTGTTAATAGTATCAATCTTGGGAAAGGCCTTCATATCTGCAAGTGGATCCGCTTAGATATTTACTATTGCAAGTTGATTTGGTATAATCCATCAGTCTCCAAGTAGTTCCCCCACTGGCCCTAAAAGCTACTATATGTCACACTACTGTATTAGATATTTACTTcaagtttattctcttcttatcaGTTCACAATTTACagtaagaaaataaggaaaagttGAGAAGACAAATATGGCCTTTTCTAAGGTTCTAGTTCCATTGATACTTTTAGTTCTACTCAGTAATACTTATAGTAGTGAGGCTGATGAACTCAAATGTCCTGTGCCGAAATCACCAAAAGCTTTTGTTGCCAGAGTTTTTGTTGATTCCGCACCCATTCTTGTAAAAGGACAAAATACTCCGGTTGTGTCTCCACCTATTTATGTTCCACACAAAAAGCTTATTGCAGTTTAAGGTTATGTTTCTTGCAAGTCATGATGCTGGTCATAATGCCATTATGCGTGGTCTACCAATCCCATGTTAGTTTATCGGTCGAATCGAAACTAGTCTAGAAACATACTCCACATGAGGTTCAAGTCTAATCGC from Papaver somniferum cultivar HN1 unplaced genomic scaffold, ASM357369v1 unplaced-scaffold_19, whole genome shotgun sequence includes these protein-coding regions:
- the LOC113338586 gene encoding L-type lectin-domain containing receptor kinase S.6-like, with protein sequence MVSSKSLFSSLIIIIIFILISFDSVFDNVSIDDIILVGDSRFQENGLISLTSTSSPSSSGRALYGHPIRFRNHSTNFTASFISKFSFTISPDSSYSPPLFGDGLTFIITSNPEIVGNDFGYMGIWNQTTQEKGFYIAVEFDTSFDPILEDINAPVVLSTNPPDMVDSKTSTSFGFDQVHGILKDTSLLEETREDAVDNLIDLRRKMKNVS